The Thermoplasmata archaeon genome includes a window with the following:
- a CDS encoding 2,3-bisphosphoglycerate-independent phosphoglycerate mutase has translation MDARRILLVIFDGLGDRPLVELGHKTPLEAARKPNLDWFAANGVNGLVDPIAPGVPAGSDTSHLALFGYDPRTVYTGRGPFEAAGVGIDLKAGDIAFRGNFATVDEKMRVANRRAGRIHEGTAELAEAIDGMKLGRIKVMFRAGTEHRAALVLRGRGLSPKVTDTDPHELGQEIRKAEALEPAAKPTAKAVNAFTKQAHKILKDHPVNRARVKDGELPANAIVLRGAGVYPDLPPITERFHVKAAGVAGVSLIRGIFRAVGIDMIEVKGATGGLDTDMIAKADAALAALDSNDLVVLHVKAPDLCGHDGHASEKIHVIERLDAMMGQLKPNLPADVVVAMTADHSTPVAIKDHSGDPVPLTLFGEGVRVDAVLAFDERSAAQGALGRICGQDVMNLLIDLAGRAEKFGA, from the coding sequence ATGGATGCGCGCCGAATCTTGCTCGTGATCTTCGACGGCCTCGGCGACCGCCCACTGGTGGAGCTCGGACACAAGACGCCGCTCGAGGCCGCGCGCAAGCCGAACCTCGATTGGTTCGCGGCGAACGGGGTGAACGGGCTCGTAGACCCGATCGCGCCCGGCGTCCCTGCCGGGAGCGACACGAGCCACCTCGCCCTCTTCGGCTACGATCCGCGCACGGTGTACACCGGCCGTGGCCCGTTCGAAGCCGCCGGCGTGGGGATCGATTTGAAGGCGGGAGACATCGCGTTCCGCGGAAACTTCGCGACGGTCGACGAGAAGATGCGGGTCGCGAATCGGCGCGCGGGGCGAATTCACGAGGGAACGGCCGAGCTCGCCGAGGCAATCGACGGCATGAAACTCGGAAGGATCAAGGTGATGTTCCGCGCGGGCACGGAGCATCGCGCCGCCCTCGTGCTCCGAGGCCGCGGGCTCTCGCCGAAAGTCACGGACACGGATCCGCACGAACTCGGTCAGGAAATCCGGAAGGCCGAGGCGCTCGAGCCCGCCGCGAAGCCCACGGCCAAGGCGGTGAACGCCTTCACGAAGCAGGCACACAAGATCCTGAAAGACCATCCGGTGAATCGCGCCCGGGTCAAAGACGGCGAGCTGCCCGCGAATGCGATCGTCCTCCGCGGCGCCGGCGTCTACCCGGATCTCCCGCCGATCACGGAGCGATTCCACGTCAAGGCCGCCGGCGTCGCGGGCGTCTCCCTCATCCGAGGCATCTTCCGCGCCGTCGGGATCGACATGATCGAGGTCAAAGGGGCGACGGGCGGACTCGACACGGACATGATCGCGAAGGCGGACGCCGCGCTTGCGGCGCTCGACTCGAACGACCTCGTTGTCCTGCACGTGAAGGCGCCGGACCTCTGCGGCCACGACGGACACGCGTCCGAGAAGATCCACGTGATCGAGCGGCTCGATGCGATGATGGGCCAGCTGAAGCCGAACCTCCCCGCGGACGTCGTCGTCGCGATGACCGCCGACCACTCGACCCCCGTCGCGATCAAGGACCACTCGGGCGACCCGGTGCCCCTCACTTTGTTCGGCGAGGGCGTGCGCGTGGACGCCGTCCTCGCGTTCGACGAGCGAAGCGCCGCCCAGGGCGCCCTCGGGCGCATCTGCGGCCAGGACGTCATGAATCTCCTCATCGACCTCGCCGGCCGCGCGGAGAAGTTCGGCGCCTGA